A window of the Oryza brachyantha chromosome 5, ObraRS2, whole genome shotgun sequence genome harbors these coding sequences:
- the LOC102711258 gene encoding phosphatidylinositol 3-kinase, root isoform yields MANGEFRFFLSCDISLPLAFRVDRLLHYPVPTAPSPQDALMANKKVPELFVECKLYIDGIPFGLPVSTRLESSGPPYFWNEVMTLTAKYRDLTSLSQLAFTVWDMSSGEDGHIVGGATIFLFNNKKQLKTGRQKLRLWPQKVADGRIPTTTPGKVPKNERGEIERLERLVNKYERGQIQHVEWLDRLFFKAMDKTKEKCERTENLYPSLLVEFCSFEHRVVFQESGANFYAPAPVSLSNQLVTVWDPELGRTNPSEHKQLKLARSLTRGIIDKDLKPSSNERKCLQRIFKFPPTRSLQVDEKQLVWKFRFSLMSEKKALTKFVRAVDWSDIQETKQALELIRKWETIDVADALELLSPDFESEEVRAYAVSILERADDEELQCYLLQLVQALRFERSDESCLAHFLVNRAVSNIEIASFLRWYVVVELRDPAYARRYYSTYDLLENGMMKFARDDGDEDGFRLWQSLTRQTELMAQLGSIMKDVKQVRGSAQKKIDRLRQLLSGNFSELTNFDEPIRSPLAPTVLLTGVLPQESSIFKSALHPLRLAFKTTNGGTSKIIYKKGDDLRQDQLVIQMVSLMDRLLKLENMDLHLTPYRVLATAQDEGMLEFIPSSSLAQILSEHRTITSYLQKFHPDEDGPFGITAQCLETFIKSCAGYSVITYIMGVGDRHLDNLLLTDDGRLFHVDFAFILGKDPKPFPPPMKLCKEMVEAMGGAESQYYTRFKSYCCEAYNILRKSSSLILNLFNLMRRSNIPDITSEENAGLKLQEKFRLDLDDEDAIHFFQDLINESVSALFPQMVETIHRWAQYWR; encoded by the exons ATGGCGAACGGCGAGTTccgcttcttcctctcctgcGACATTAGCCTCCCTCTCGCCTTCCGCGTCGATCGCCTCCTCCACTATCCCGTGCCCACCGCGCCTTCTCCTCAAG ATGCCTTGATGGCCAACAAGAAGGTTCCGGAGCTCTTTGTTGAGTGCAAACTCTACATTGATGGGATACCATTTGGCTTGCCCGTGAGTACAAG GCTCGAATCTTCAGGGCCACCATACTTCTGGAACGAGGTCATGACACTCACTGCGAAATACAGGGATCTCACTTCACTTTCGCAGCTTGCATTCACG GTTTGGGATATGTCATCTGGTGAGGATGGACATATTGTTGGTGGAGccaccatttttcttttcaacaacaaaaaacagCTTAAAACAGGAAGGCAGAAGCTGCGACTATGGCCCCAAAAGGTGGCAGATGGAAGAATCCCCACCACAACTCCTGGCAAG GTTCCTAAGAATGAGAGGGGTGAGATAGAGCGTTTGGAGAGGCTTGTTAATAAGTATGAGAGAGGACAGATACAACATGTAGAATGGTTGGACCGACTTTTCTTCAAAGCCATGGACAAAACTAAGGAGAAGTGTGAAAGGACGGAAAATTTGTACCCTAGCCTTCTTGTTGAATTTTGCAGTTTTGAACACAGAGTTGTCTTCCAG GAATCTGGAGCAAATTTCTATGCACCAGCCCCTGTATCATTGTCAAATCAGCTTGTTACTGTATGGGACCCTGAACTTGGAAGGACCAATCCATCTGAGCACAAGCAGTTGAAGCTTGCTAGGAGCTTAACTCGTGGAATAATCGATAAAGATCTGAAACCAAGCTCAAACGAGCGAAA GTGTCTTCAAAGAATTTTCAAGTTTCCTCCTACGCGCTCTTTACAAGTGGATGAGAAGCAACTGGTGTGGAAATTCCGTTTCTCTTTGATGTCTGAGAAGAAAGCTCTTACAAAGTTTGTTCGCGCAGTGGACTGGAGCGATATCCAA gaaactaaacaagctcTTGAATTGATTAGAAAGTGGGAAACAATTGATGTGGCTGATGCATTAGAGCTTCTTTCACCAGATTTTGAAAGTGAAGAG GTACGAGCTTATGCTGTCAGCATACTTGAAAGGGCTGATGATGAAGAATTACAATGCTATTTACTCCAGTTAGTGCAAGCTCTTCGGTTTGAAAGATCAGATGAATCTTGTCTAGCACACTTTCTTGTAAACCGTG CTGTATCAAACATTGAAATTGCTAGCTTTCTTCGCTGGTATGTGGTCGTTGAGCTGCGTGACCCTGCATATGCGAGACGGTATTACAGCACATATGACTTGCTTGAAAATGGCATGATGAAA TTTGCTAGGGATGATGGAGATGAAGATGGGTTTCGACTTTGGCAGAGTTTAACACGGCAAACTGAACTCATGGCTCAGTTAGGTTCCATTATGAAGGATGTAAAACAAGTTCGTGGTAGCgcacaaaagaaaattgataGATTAAGACAGTTATTATCAGGAAATTTCAGTGAGCTGACCAACTTTGATGAG CCAATTCGTTCGCCATTAGCACCAACTGTTCTCCTTACTGGGGTTCTGCCTCAAgaatcatctatatttaaaagtGCCTTGCATCCTTTGCGCCTTGCTTTTAAGACAACAAATGGGGGAACATcgaagataatttataaaaagggAGATGATCTCCGCCAAGATCAGCTG GTTATTCAAATGGTCTCCTTGATGGACCGGCTGCtcaaattagaaaatatggaTTTGCACCTTACTCCATATCGAGTTCTTGCAACTGCACAAGATGAAGGAATGCTTGAGTTTATTCCTTCCAGTTCACTTGCACAG ATTCTATCAGAACATCGGACTATTACAAGTTACCTGCAAAAATTTCAtcctgatgaagatggtccTTTTGGTATAACTGCTCAATGCTTGGAAACTTTCATAAAAAGCTGTGCTGGCTACTCTGTCATTACATACATAATGGGGGTTGGAGATAG GCATCTCGATAATCTTCTTCTCACAGATGATGGACGCCTTTTCCATGTTGACTTCGCTTTCATTCTGGGTAAAGATCCAAAGCCATTCCCACCACCAATGAAACTATGCAAAGAAATGGTTGAGGCCATGGGTGGTGCAGAAAG CCAATACTACACGAGATTCAAATCATACTGTTGTGAAGCATACAACATTTTAAGGAAGTCCAGCAGCCTCATATTGAATCTGTTCAACTTGATGAGAAGATCAAATATTCCAGACATCACTTCCGAGGAAAATGCCGGCCTTAAG CTTCAGGAGAAATTCCGGCTGGATCTGGATGATGAGGATGCTATACATTTCTTCCAGGATCTTATCAACGAAAGTGTCAGTGCTTTGTTCCCTCAGATGGTTGAGACCATCCATAGATGGGCCCAATATTGGCGCTGA
- the LOC102710126 gene encoding uncharacterized protein LOC102710126 encodes MAHSPSGSSAAAAATASAGGEEGAMAVEDGGGESSITALLFDVSQQVQEALQGMLKMTGEIEQCGGEIEAEIERAKEAVADKGRALDDDRDRFQKAALSALNILSGDGGNGI; translated from the exons ATGGCGCACTCGCCGTCGGGAtcgtccgcggcggcggcggcgacggcttcggcggggggagaggagggggccATGGCGGTGGAAGACGGCGGAGGAGAGTCCTCGATCACCGCGCTGCTCTTCG ATGTGTCGCAGCAGGTGCAGGAGGCCCTGCAGGGGATGCTGAAGATGACGGGGGAGATCGAGCagtgcggcggcgagatcgaggcggagatCGAGCGTGCCAAGGAGGCCGTCGCCGACAAGGGCAGGGCgctcgacgacgaccgcgACAGGTTCCAGAaggccgcgctctccgccCTCAACATCctcagcggcgacggcggcaacggcatCTGA
- the LOC102709846 gene encoding FCS-Like Zinc finger 11-like codes for MLRKVVVVPDAGDAADGAGKPRSAAAFFKVPRLLVGLAAARCECDSPARSPTSPLDLRAFAALGGGPLPRSPRSWDARRAGLGGLIDGLPEPGAAENRLLGPQMRRCVARSFPSQPRACGPVQPELGKAGDAVAGGGGMSVPCSRFYGDVKSGPEVTVSGGAQLGVNAGRAADLGKFPATGSLPASIGCPPRYIGSVSATEVEQSEDYTRIIARGPNPKTTHIFGDCILEPCTESYWLVKLSGSGEELRRVCSYCKKKLDGNDLCFYRGEKSFCSGDCRDQEILIEDEEESNTAISSPISIGSASSFHDDLFMAGMAVLDMSTSSPHA; via the exons ATGTTgaggaaggtggtggtggtgcccgACGCCGGGGACGCCGCTGACGGCGCCGGGAAGCctcggagcgcggcggcgttcTTCAAGGTGCCGCGGCTGCTGGTGGGgctagcggcggcgaggtgcgaGTGCGACTCGCCGGCGCGGAGCCCGACGTCGCCGCTCGACCTCAGGGCCTTcgcggcgctcggcggcggcccgctGCCGCGGTCGCCCAGGAGCTGGGACGCGCGGCGAGCCGGGCTCGGCGGCCTCATCGACGGCCTCCCCgagcccggcgccgccgagaaCCGCCTGCTCGGGCCCCAAATGCGGCGGTGCGTCGCGAGGTCCTTCCCCTCCCAGCCGAGAGCCTGCGGCCCCGTGCAGCCGGAGCTCGGGAAGGCGggggacgccgtcgccggcggcggcggcatgtcGGTGCCGTGCAGCAGGTTCTATGGGGATGTGAAGTCTGGTCCAGAGGTCACCGTCTCCGGCGGTGCTCAGCTCGGCGTGaacgccggccgcgccgccgatcTTGGCAAGTTCCCGGCGACCGGCTCGCTGCCGGCGTCGATCGGCTGCCCGCCGCGGTACATCGGGTCGGTGTCGGCGACGGAGGTGGAGCAGTCGGAGGACTACACCCGCATCATTGCTCGCGGCCCCAACCCGAAGACGACGCACATTTTTGGGGATTGCATCTTGGAGCCCTGCACCGAGTCCTACTGGCTCGTGAAGCTgtccggctccggcgaggAGCTCCGCCGCGTCTGCTCGTATTGCAAGAAGAAGCTGGATGGCAACGACCTCTGCTTTTATCG AGGTGAGAAGTCATTCTGCAGCGGTGACTGCAGGGACCAGGAGATCCtgatagaggatgaagaggagAGCAACACTGCAATCTCCTCCCCCATTTCAATTGGCTCGGCTTCGTCATTTCACGACGACTTATTTATGGCCGGAATGGCCGTGCTTGACATGAGCACCAGCTCCCCCCATGCCTGA